The Anguilla anguilla isolate fAngAng1 chromosome 19, fAngAng1.pri, whole genome shotgun sequence genome has a segment encoding these proteins:
- the frmd4a gene encoding FERM domain-containing protein 4A isoform X9: MAISQHQFYLDRKQSKSKIHAARSLSEIAIDLTETGTLKTSKLANMGSKGKIISGSSGSLLSSGSQESDSSQTAKKDMLVALKARQEALEETLRQRLEELKNVCIREAELTGKLPKEYPLDPGEEPPTVRRKIGTAFKLDEHKVLPKGEEEELERLEREFAIQSQITEAARRLASDPHVSSKKLKKQRKTSYLNALRKLQDIENAINEHRVRSGKKPTQRASLIIEEANIGSEDSSLSDALVLDDDDPQVTGPFSPTASPHRGLPPRPPSHGRPPPPQSLEGLRHLHYQRSDYDKSPIKPKQWSESSLDEPYERVKKRSSHGHAGSHRRFPSTGSCTEAGGTNSLQNSPVRGLPPWSSQSSMPSTPDLRTRVPHYIHSTRSVDISPTRLHSLAQHFRNRSSSLESQGKPLGSEPETGSPDLRTPGTRSSNGSDPLDDCSSCASHSSSEHYYPAAPSSSSSSAAGAPGNHGYSTLAEDSPSKARQRQRQRHRSAGQLGSSGSGSMPNLAARNGHQAGGVYLQSQSQPSSQYRIREYPLYVEGSAAPMVVRSLESDQEGHYSVKAQFKTSSSYTAGGLYKESWGGGPEDGGEGGGRLTPSRSQIVRTPSLGREGGGGGGGRVVVSDELRCWYQRSSGSLKEHGRLSHTSSNASDGGSQYGTLQSPVGRSGRASALSKGSSAASPHSQRSMTPSSDAAATPPGSPQHILSWQSDSFSDCCFLDDSPLYSELADMQWYGREKAKPGTLV; encoded by the exons ATGGCCATCAGCCAGCACCAGTTCTACCTGGACAGAAAGCAAAGCAAG tcGAAAATCCATGCGGCGAGGAGCCTGAGCGAGATCGCCATCGACCTGACGGAGACCGGGACTCTGAAGACGTCCAAGCTGGCCAACATGGGCAGCAAGGGCAAGATCATCAGCGGGAGCAGCGGCAGCCTGCTGTCATCAG GCTCCCAGGAGTCAGACAGCTCTCAGACTGCTAAGAAGGACATGCTGGTTGCCCTCAAGGCCAGACAGGAAGCCCTGGAGGAGACGCTGCGGCAGCgactggaggagctgaagaatGTCTGCATAAGAGAGGCG GAGCTGACCGGGAAGTTGCCCAAGGAGTACCCCCTGGACCCGGGGGAGGAGCCGCCCACGGTCCGCCGGAAGATCGGCACGGCCTTCAAACTGGACGAGCACAAGGTCCTGCCCAAGGGGGAG gaggaggagctggagaggctggAGCGGGAGTTCGCCATCCAGTCGCAGATCACGGAGGCGGCGCGGCGGCTGGCCAGCGACCCGCACGTCAGCAGCAAGAAGCTGAAGAAGCAGCGGAAGACCTCCTACCTGAACGCCCTCAGGAAGCTGCAGGACATCGAGAACGCCATCAACGAGCACCGCGTCCGCTCGGGCAAGAAGCCCACGCAGCGCGCCTCCCTCATCATCGAGG AGGCGAACATCGGTTCTGAAGACAGCTCCCTGTCCGACGCCCTTGTCCTCGATGATG aCGACCCTCAGGTGACGGGCCCCTTCTCGCCCACCGCCTCCCCGCACCGGGGCctgccgccccgccccccgtcccacggccggcccccgcccccgcagtcCCTGGAGGGGCTCCGCCACCTGCACTACCAGCGCAGCGACTACGACAAGTCCCCCATCAAGCCCAAGCAGTGGAGCGAGTCCTCGCTGGACGAGCCCTACGAGCGCGTCAAGAAGCGCTCCTCCCACGGCCACGCCGG CAGTCACAGGCGTTTCCCCAGCACGGGCAGCTGTACGGAGGCCGGGGGGACCAACTCCCTGCAGAACAGCCCGGTCCGGGGCCTCCCCCCCTGGAGCTCCCAGTCCAGCATGCCCTCCACCCCCGACCTGAGGACCCGCGTGCCGCACTACATCCACTCCACCAG gtcgGTGGACATCAGCCCCACGCGGCTGCACAGCCTGGCGCAGCACTTCCGCAACCGCAGCTCCAGCCTGGAGTCGCAGGGCAAGCCGCTGGGCTCGGAGCCGGAGACGGGCAGCCCGGACCTGCGCACGCCCGGCACGCGCAGCAGCAATGGGTCCGACCCGCTGGACGACTGCTCGTCCTGCGCCAGCCACTCCAGCTCCGAGCACTACTACCCCGCcgcgccctcctcctcctcctcgtccgcCGCCGGCGCCCCCGGCAACCACGGCTACTCCACGCTGGCGGAGGACTCGCCCTCCAAGGCccggcagcggcagcggcagcggcacCGCTCGGCGGGCCAGCTGGGCTCGTCCGGCTCGGGCAGCATGCCCAACCTGGCGGCGCGCAACGGGCACCAGGCGGGCGGGGTCTACCTGCAGAGCCAGAGCCAGCCGTCCTCGCAGTACCGCATCCGGGAGTACCCGCTGTACGTGGAGGGCAGCGCCGCGCCCATGGTGGTGCGCAGCCTGGAGAGCGACCAGGAGGGCCACTACAGCGTCAAGGCCCAGTTCAAGACCTCCAGCTCCTACACGGCGGGCGGGCTGTACAAGgagagctggggtggggggccggAGGACGGGGGCGAGGGCGGAGGGCGCCTCACCCCGTCCCGCTCCCAGATCGTGCGGACCCCCTCCCTGGGGCGcgaggggggcggcggcgggggcgggagggtgGTGGTCTCGGACGAGCTGCGATGCTGGTACCAGCGCTCCTCGGGGTCGCTGAAGGAGCACGGCAGGCTGTCCCACACCAGCTCCAACGCCTCGGACGGGGGGTCCCAGTACGGGACGCTCCAGAGCCCTGTGGGACGCTCGGGCAGAGCCAGCGCCCTCTCCAAGGGCTCCTCAG CTGCCTCGCCCCACAGTCAGAGGAGTATGACGCCCTCCAGTGATGCAGCCGCCACGCCGCCCGGCAGCCCTCAGCACATACTCAGCTGGCAGAGCGA ctCCTTCAGCGACTGCTGTTTCCTGGACGACAGCCCCCTGTATTCGGAACTAGCGGACATGCAGTGGTATGGGCGAGAGAAGGCCAAGCCGGGGACGCTGGTCTGA